The following coding sequences are from one Lolium rigidum isolate FL_2022 chromosome 6, APGP_CSIRO_Lrig_0.1, whole genome shotgun sequence window:
- the LOC124659942 gene encoding transcription repressor OFP8-like, with protein MSNRASRRGSFTLRQPPVVDIGCNCRRPKLFANIFSSSSLPFRGGGSGRGGKPKSPNASSTSTAMTAFTSTTLGGQSGTTATSADSASWGPASFTNNSLYEDPAAAARRHGQAEQPEQETRRRRRQQRRRRRRAAWDGAGAGGDEEHGRVARESVPVAVESAEPYEDFRESMVQMVVEKEIYAWDDLNDLLHQFLSLNSPRHHPLILHAFADLWTRNGLFSPPSPCQF; from the coding sequence ATGTCGAACAGGGCGTCGAGGAGGGGCAGCTTCACGCTGCGGCAGCCGCCGGTGGTGGACATCGGCTGCAACTGCCGCCGGCCGAAGCTTTTCGCCAACATCTTCTCCTCGTCGTCGCTCCCATTCCGCGGCGGGGGCAGCGGCAGGGGCGGCAAGCCCAAGTCGCCCAACGCGTCCTCCACGTCCACCGCGATGACGGCGTTCACGTCCACCACCCTGGGCGGGCAGAGTGGCACCACGGCCACCTCCGCCGACTCCGCCTCCTGGGGCCCCGCCTCTTTCACCAACAACTCGCTGTACGAGGACCCTGCTGCGGCCGCGCGTCGTCACGGCCAGGCGGAGCAGCCGGAGCAGGAGACGCGGCGCCGGCggaggcagcagcggcggcgtcgCAGGCGCGCGGCCTgggacggcgccggcgccggcggcgacgaagagcaTGGTCGCGTGGCGCGTGAGAGCGTGCCGGTGGCGGTGGAGTCGGCGGAGCCGTACGAGGACTTCCGGGAGTCGATGgtgcagatggtggtggagaaggaGATCTACGCGTGGGACGACCTCAACGACCTCCTCCACCAGTTCCTCTCCCTCAACTCGCCGCGCCACCACCCGCTCATCCTCCACGCCTTCGCCGACCTCTGGACCCGCAACGGACTCTTCTCGCCGCCTTCCCCGTGCCAGTTCTAG